The following are encoded in a window of Roseimicrobium gellanilyticum genomic DNA:
- a CDS encoding DUF1552 domain-containing protein, with product MSNILSQRWRLSRRHFLRGLGATMALPLLDAMAPRRLSAAAAAAAKPRRSVFVYIPNGVNGMTWQVKKSGRDYDLSPALQPLAKHRQDFTVFSGLHHPNGLGQAHVCADTWLTGAKIDAQGGRKYENSISVDQMMAEVVGQQTRFPSLELSISSGTGHPFGSSTLAFSRDGVPLPADDNPKVIFNRLFGEEVGGIGAQRARLTKRRSVLDAVLEDAKSLRLELGKDDRTKLDEYLHSVRDVEQRTERLDAWLDVPKPTVEKKVAENFQKDVPKAQAGEYWRTMFDLMVLAMRTDMTRVITYMNGSEGNGLAIPEIGITQARHNLSHHNGDPLILDRLAKSDTFIMEQFAHFLDELSTIKDGDEPLLDRTMIMFGSGMSYGHSHANSNLPILLAGGRGLGLKHGQHIDYNRPHLKEDYTLSYDEWRSLCGRPKDGNARLSNVMLTMLQKMEIQTEKFVDSLGPVSEIV from the coding sequence ATGAGCAACATCCTTTCCCAACGCTGGCGTTTGAGCCGTCGTCACTTCCTGCGTGGCCTCGGCGCCACCATGGCGCTGCCGTTGCTGGATGCGATGGCTCCCCGGCGCTTGAGTGCGGCAGCGGCTGCCGCGGCAAAGCCCCGCCGCAGCGTGTTCGTGTACATCCCCAATGGCGTGAATGGCATGACGTGGCAGGTGAAGAAGTCCGGTCGTGATTATGACTTGTCTCCAGCACTGCAACCACTGGCGAAACATCGGCAGGACTTCACGGTCTTCAGCGGTCTGCACCATCCGAATGGCCTGGGGCAGGCGCACGTGTGCGCGGACACCTGGCTGACCGGCGCGAAGATCGATGCGCAGGGCGGACGCAAGTATGAGAACTCCATCTCCGTGGACCAGATGATGGCGGAAGTGGTGGGGCAGCAGACCCGCTTCCCCTCTCTGGAGCTGTCCATCTCCTCGGGCACTGGTCATCCCTTTGGCAGCAGCACGCTGGCTTTCTCTCGCGATGGCGTGCCGCTCCCTGCGGATGACAATCCGAAGGTCATCTTCAACCGCCTCTTCGGTGAAGAGGTGGGTGGCATCGGCGCGCAGCGTGCCCGCCTCACGAAGCGCAGGAGTGTGTTGGACGCGGTGCTGGAAGATGCGAAGTCCCTCCGTCTGGAACTTGGCAAGGATGACCGTACCAAGCTGGATGAGTACCTCCACTCCGTGCGCGATGTGGAGCAGCGTACCGAGCGTCTCGATGCGTGGCTGGATGTTCCGAAGCCCACCGTGGAGAAGAAGGTTGCGGAGAATTTCCAGAAGGATGTGCCCAAGGCGCAGGCCGGCGAGTACTGGCGCACGATGTTTGACCTCATGGTGCTCGCCATGCGCACGGACATGACGCGTGTGATCACCTACATGAATGGCAGCGAAGGCAACGGCCTTGCCATTCCGGAAATTGGCATCACCCAGGCACGCCACAATCTCTCGCACCACAATGGCGATCCGCTCATCCTGGACCGCCTCGCGAAGAGTGACACGTTCATCATGGAGCAGTTCGCCCATTTCTTGGATGAGCTCAGCACCATCAAGGATGGCGATGAACCGCTGCTGGATCGGACCATGATCATGTTTGGTTCCGGCATGAGCTATGGCCACAGCCACGCGAACAGCAACCTGCCCATCCTGCTCGCGGGTGGTCGCGGCCTGGGTCTCAAACACGGCCAGCATATCGATTACAACCGTCCCCACCTGAAGGAAGACTACACCCTGAGCTATGACGAGTGGCGCAGCCTCTGTGGCAGGCCCAAGGATGGCAATGCACGCCTCAGCAATGTGATGCTCACCATGCTCCAGAAGATGGAGATCCAGACGGAGAAGTTTGTGGATAGCCTGGGGCCGGTGTCGGAGATCGTCTAG
- a CDS encoding SMI1/KNR4 family protein, translating to MKALWLRIDKWLAEHAPEVLEGLNPPATLEQIRAAEKCLGCVFPQDVVDSFLVHDGARPGCGLWSGWDLLSLEGVVREWECWKELVNGGAFHQKKSVSDGDITDSWYDLKWIPLTYQSAGDNECLDLNPGKKGTVGQIISVYHDDPNRGVVASSYRAWMAAFADDLEAGGFVLDEDGCLSRFADRVDEWSPVEYTVWHLDNEVSADAHKVLRQFIQHGNTGELSATFDHIIAPPMIQPMAFTKWFGAKAKPCQPCCDDAVRTMVALEFVAEAIGRGHATTPAALTQWIRSGHTDAVKALQPVARRALDALQVLANSDAAWEVRASEWHAAAASLVRRFRT from the coding sequence ATGAAAGCCCTGTGGCTGCGCATTGATAAGTGGCTCGCCGAGCACGCACCTGAAGTGCTCGAGGGCCTCAATCCGCCTGCCACGCTTGAGCAGATTCGCGCTGCTGAAAAGTGCCTGGGCTGCGTGTTTCCACAGGACGTGGTGGATTCATTTCTTGTGCATGACGGCGCGCGTCCGGGGTGCGGACTGTGGTCGGGCTGGGATCTTCTCAGCCTGGAGGGTGTGGTGCGGGAGTGGGAGTGCTGGAAGGAACTGGTGAATGGAGGCGCCTTTCACCAGAAGAAGAGCGTCTCGGATGGAGACATCACGGACTCCTGGTATGACTTGAAATGGATACCTCTCACCTACCAGTCTGCGGGAGATAACGAATGTCTTGACCTGAATCCGGGAAAGAAAGGAACCGTGGGGCAGATCATCTCCGTTTACCATGATGATCCCAATCGAGGTGTGGTTGCCTCCAGCTATCGGGCTTGGATGGCGGCGTTCGCAGACGATTTGGAAGCCGGTGGTTTTGTGCTGGATGAAGATGGCTGCCTTTCTCGTTTTGCGGATCGGGTGGATGAATGGTCTCCCGTGGAATATACCGTCTGGCATCTGGATAATGAAGTCAGTGCTGACGCCCACAAAGTCCTGAGACAGTTCATCCAGCATGGAAACACTGGGGAACTTTCTGCGACATTTGATCATATCATTGCGCCGCCGATGATTCAGCCAATGGCATTCACCAAGTGGTTTGGTGCCAAGGCAAAGCCATGCCAACCGTGCTGTGATGATGCCGTGCGGACGATGGTGGCCCTGGAGTTTGTCGCGGAGGCGATCGGCAGGGGGCATGCAACCACTCCTGCTGCGCTTACCCAATGGATTCGCAGCGGCCACACCGATGCCGTGAAGGCTCTGCAGCCAGTTGCACGCCGGGCACTGGATGCCCTTCAGGTGCTCGCCAATTCGGATGCTGCCTGGGAAGTTCGGGCTTCCGAGTGGCACGCCGCGGCTGCAAGTCTGGTGAGACGTTTTCGAACCTAG
- a CDS encoding DUF1552 domain-containing protein, whose protein sequence is MSQFLPQRWRLSRRHFLRGAGACLALPFLESMGLGAGNPSDVRRFVCVANPFGMIPDAFFPTTSGKDAALPENMQALEPLRGKFTIFSHLDHGLNGGHSGTHAFLSGVRSNEAAGMPHGNITLDQFCAEKMAGVTRFPALNTSAGSNDGGGVELCWTRSGVMVPSIQKVSRVFQMLFVDDPGDKASQRLARYRRQGSILDAVNQQAKSMNQRLSQHDRQKMDQYFTSIREVEQTLQQEQAWVTRPRPKVDMKEPKNGTVSQQLPILFDLITLALQTDSTRVATIEVPGAFDTGAVGIEAKGYHAYSHHGKDPKLMAGMRKVERYQMDQLARFLTRLSDLNMLDSTQVLFGSGMGDGSAHTNKNLPILVAGGGCNHQTHVVMPEEQGKRVPLSNLYLTMAQRFGMEADAFGHSKGTMSGVI, encoded by the coding sequence ATGTCCCAATTCCTCCCCCAGCGTTGGCGGCTTTCACGGCGGCATTTTCTGCGCGGCGCCGGCGCGTGTCTCGCACTGCCGTTTCTGGAATCCATGGGGCTGGGCGCCGGCAATCCATCGGACGTGCGGCGTTTTGTTTGCGTCGCCAATCCGTTCGGCATGATTCCGGATGCATTCTTTCCCACGACGTCGGGCAAGGATGCGGCACTGCCGGAGAACATGCAGGCCCTGGAGCCGCTCCGTGGAAAGTTCACCATCTTCTCACATCTCGATCATGGGTTGAACGGAGGTCACTCCGGCACGCATGCCTTCCTGTCTGGAGTGCGCTCCAATGAAGCGGCGGGCATGCCGCACGGGAATATCACGCTGGACCAGTTCTGCGCGGAAAAGATGGCCGGCGTCACACGCTTTCCCGCGCTGAATACTTCCGCGGGCAGCAATGATGGCGGTGGGGTGGAACTCTGCTGGACGCGATCCGGTGTCATGGTGCCTTCCATCCAGAAGGTGAGCCGCGTGTTCCAGATGCTCTTCGTGGATGATCCGGGGGACAAGGCTTCCCAGCGACTGGCGCGCTATCGCAGGCAGGGATCGATACTCGATGCGGTGAATCAGCAGGCGAAGTCGATGAATCAGCGGCTGAGCCAGCACGATCGGCAGAAGATGGACCAGTACTTCACGTCCATCCGCGAGGTCGAGCAGACACTGCAGCAGGAGCAGGCCTGGGTCACTCGTCCGCGCCCCAAGGTGGACATGAAGGAGCCGAAGAACGGCACCGTGTCCCAGCAGTTGCCCATCCTTTTCGACCTCATCACGCTGGCCTTGCAGACGGACTCCACCCGCGTGGCCACCATCGAAGTGCCCGGCGCGTTTGATACAGGAGCGGTTGGCATCGAAGCCAAGGGCTACCACGCGTACTCGCACCACGGCAAGGACCCGAAGCTCATGGCGGGCATGCGGAAGGTAGAGCGCTACCAGATGGACCAGCTTGCACGCTTCCTCACCAGGTTGTCCGACCTCAATATGCTGGATAGCACGCAGGTCCTCTTTGGCAGTGGCATGGGCGATGGCAGCGCGCATACGAACAAGAATCTGCCCATTCTCGTCGCTGGCGGCGGTTGCAACCACCAGACGCATGTGGTGATGCCAGAAGAGCAGGGGAAGCGGGTGCCTCTGAGCAATCTCTATCTCACCATGGCGCAGCGCTTTGGCATGGAGGCGGATGCCTTCGGCCACAGCAAGGGAACGATGAGCGGAGTGATCTAG
- a CDS encoding DUF1592 domain-containing protein — MKVPALLLLAIAAPLHAGDFREFTSTYCIDCHDDEMKKGGLSLTSLGEEITAANARAWLRVLEQTERHSMPPGGKDQPSSEERHAMVLDLERRLVTHAAATPAHHPTVLRRLNRAEYRNTVRDLLHLNVSSFDPSRDFPEDTRIHGFASNGEKLVTSSFLMRQYVEAAEQIVERAVQFGPKPEVRRWDLSPPFDRTTRGFPYAENAYYQKTLKQSPPHQSLTERMRGLPQSGYAPVDEMREGVPVSGWYRIRVRAEGRYRHVDLDPKDPKLDLRKQKFPSMWDPTEPIRFALFTGTLEGIDPENKEALAVAATGYQSGQRTLAVWDLREDGPEWLECRVWLDRGQFPRMGFPNGPSESNNRIRNYFKANVDRLLNAEQRARYEADKANDWNLFMWFESPRILVSKIEVEGPLIESWPTEGHRAIFGAEPYRRENASKVLQSFAAQAWRRPVASEEVIPLIQLVREAEKEGLTAEAAIQEGIKAILCSPEFLYREEKQHGLSAYEIATRLSYFLWSSMPDETLLKLAAEGKLKQPDVLQAQTMRLLQDPRSEAFVEEFLNGWLSLRKLGSMAPDVHKFAVYYDDDLEPAMRMETRLFFRQLLNTNGPVERLLESGDTILNKELAQLYGIDLALVKEAQGKPIPGLQNEELVDDAAGRAPSLAFAQVKLPDARRGGLLGQASVLTLTANGVDTSPVIRGVWLLENVLGAPPSPPPPDVPTVEPDIRGAKTIRDQLMKHQEAASCRTCHRQIDPPGFALENFDAIGRWRGHYVADKVALPVDASGEFGDTKFKDVTGFKAELLNRREQFARCLVEKLLLHALGRELEITDRPHIRKIVETAAKDGYRLRDLVILCATSEIFALK; from the coding sequence ATGAAGGTTCCTGCGCTCCTGCTCCTGGCGATTGCTGCACCTCTCCATGCAGGAGATTTTCGTGAGTTCACGTCCACCTACTGCATCGACTGCCACGATGATGAGATGAAGAAGGGAGGGCTCTCTCTCACTTCCCTCGGAGAGGAAATCACGGCAGCGAATGCCAGGGCATGGCTCAGGGTGCTGGAGCAGACAGAGCGCCACTCCATGCCACCCGGGGGCAAGGACCAACCCTCGTCTGAGGAACGCCATGCGATGGTCCTGGACCTGGAGCGTCGCCTCGTCACGCATGCTGCCGCCACGCCTGCACACCATCCCACGGTGCTGCGCCGGCTGAATCGAGCGGAGTATCGCAATACCGTGCGGGACCTGCTGCATCTCAATGTCAGCAGCTTCGATCCGAGTCGCGACTTTCCTGAGGACACCCGCATTCATGGCTTCGCCAGCAATGGCGAGAAGCTTGTGACCTCCAGTTTCCTGATGCGCCAGTATGTGGAGGCGGCGGAGCAGATTGTGGAGCGCGCGGTGCAATTCGGTCCGAAGCCCGAGGTGAGACGCTGGGATCTGTCGCCTCCCTTCGACAGGACCACACGAGGCTTCCCCTACGCAGAGAACGCCTACTACCAAAAGACGCTCAAACAATCTCCACCCCACCAGTCCCTCACCGAGCGGATGCGGGGTCTGCCGCAGAGTGGCTACGCGCCGGTGGATGAAATGCGCGAAGGCGTGCCGGTGAGTGGCTGGTATCGCATCCGGGTGAGGGCCGAGGGCAGGTATCGCCACGTCGACCTCGATCCCAAGGATCCTAAGCTCGACCTGCGTAAGCAGAAGTTCCCCTCCATGTGGGATCCCACAGAGCCCATCCGATTTGCTCTTTTCACAGGCACACTCGAAGGCATCGATCCGGAGAACAAAGAAGCCCTCGCCGTGGCGGCTACGGGCTATCAGTCGGGTCAGCGAACGCTCGCCGTATGGGACCTGCGTGAAGATGGCCCCGAGTGGCTGGAGTGCCGCGTGTGGCTGGATCGTGGCCAATTTCCGCGCATGGGCTTTCCCAATGGTCCCAGCGAGTCCAATAACCGGATAAGAAACTACTTCAAAGCGAATGTCGATCGGCTGCTGAATGCAGAGCAGCGCGCCAGGTATGAGGCGGACAAAGCCAATGACTGGAACCTCTTCATGTGGTTCGAGTCTCCCCGCATCCTCGTTTCCAAGATTGAAGTCGAAGGGCCCTTGATTGAGTCATGGCCCACCGAGGGGCATCGCGCCATCTTCGGGGCAGAGCCTTATCGCAGAGAGAATGCCTCAAAGGTGCTGCAGAGCTTCGCAGCCCAGGCTTGGCGGCGACCGGTGGCCAGTGAGGAAGTGATTCCGCTGATTCAATTGGTGCGTGAGGCCGAGAAGGAAGGGCTCACCGCGGAAGCCGCGATTCAGGAAGGCATCAAGGCCATCCTTTGCTCTCCGGAATTTCTCTATCGTGAGGAGAAGCAGCACGGTCTCTCTGCTTACGAGATCGCGACGAGGCTGTCCTACTTCCTGTGGTCCTCCATGCCGGATGAGACTCTGCTGAAACTGGCTGCCGAGGGCAAGCTGAAGCAGCCGGACGTGCTCCAGGCGCAGACCATGCGTCTACTGCAAGACCCGCGTTCCGAAGCGTTCGTGGAGGAGTTTCTCAATGGCTGGCTCTCCCTGCGCAAGCTCGGCTCGATGGCGCCGGACGTGCATAAATTCGCGGTCTATTACGATGATGATCTGGAGCCTGCCATGCGCATGGAGACGCGGTTGTTCTTCCGCCAGCTTCTCAATACCAATGGTCCGGTCGAACGCCTGCTCGAATCTGGTGACACGATCCTGAACAAGGAGCTTGCCCAGCTCTACGGCATCGATCTTGCGCTGGTGAAGGAGGCTCAAGGCAAGCCCATCCCGGGTCTGCAAAACGAGGAACTGGTGGACGATGCGGCAGGACGTGCGCCGTCTCTTGCCTTCGCCCAGGTGAAACTGCCGGATGCCCGGCGCGGTGGTCTGCTGGGCCAGGCCAGTGTGCTCACCTTGACGGCGAATGGGGTCGATACATCTCCCGTGATTCGCGGTGTGTGGCTTCTGGAGAATGTGCTCGGCGCGCCACCTTCGCCACCACCGCCTGATGTGCCCACGGTTGAGCCGGACATTCGCGGCGCCAAGACGATTCGCGATCAACTCATGAAGCATCAGGAGGCTGCGAGCTGCCGCACCTGTCACCGGCAGATCGACCCTCCCGGATTCGCCTTGGAGAACTTCGATGCCATCGGTCGCTGGCGTGGCCATTATGTCGCCGACAAGGTGGCCTTGCCCGTGGATGCCAGCGGTGAGTTCGGAGACACCAAGTTCAAGGACGTCACCGGATTCAAAGCGGAACTGCTCAACCGCCGCGAGCAGTTCGCCCGCTGCCTGGTCGAAAAACTGCTGCTGCACGCCCTCGGTCGAGAACTGGAAATCACCGATCGTCCGCACATCCGGAAGATCGTGGAGACTGCGGCCAAGGACGGCTACCGCCTGCGCGATCTGGTGATTCTCTGCGCCACGAGCGAGATTTTTGCTTTGAAGTGA